In a genomic window of Thalassophryne amazonica chromosome 12, fThaAma1.1, whole genome shotgun sequence:
- the LOC117521201 gene encoding uncharacterized protein LOC117521201, whose amino-acid sequence MLDKNLNYRSQLLHSAVRQHGFESSTHLKINYNDLLPVVAGLHWRSPCKNAVQKKWEGTLSVYTPWLYVYTAHSLRKQQRHTLQLTSELTASKWLTVRNLLLQASYMARGSEKEARLHLSTTAVIYLQAGGWAVVGKRSVKASCWLTSMWTPPLRGDVFLEALKFSQTLQMASSCGKHNISLSAALSAVDKILRKRYTTLLMTFSDPNGLSKELQIEGAVQEVRKDKKMYQKTALLQLRSVQQYDLCAMN is encoded by the exons ATGCTGGATAAAAATCTGAATTATCGGAGCCAGCTTTTGCACTCTGCTGTGAGGCAGCATGGCTTTGAGAGCAGCACTCATCTGAAAATCAACTACAACGACTTGTTGCCAGTGGTGGCTGGTTTACACTGGAGGAGTCCATGTAAAAACGCAGTACAGAAAAAATGGGAAG GCACGTTGAGCGTGTACACCCCCTGGCTGTACGTCTACACTGCCCACAGTCTCAGGAAGCAGCAGCGCCACACACTCCAGCTCACCTCAGAGTTAACAGCCAGCAAGTGGCTGACCGTCCGTAACCTCCTCCTGCAGGCCTCCTACATGGCCAGGGGCAGCGAGAAGGAGGCCCGCCTGCACCTCTCCACAACCGCTGTCATCTACCTCCAA GCAGGAGGCTGGGCTGTGGTGGGGAAGCGAAGCGTGAAGGCCTCCTGCTGGTTGACCTCAATGTGGACGCCTCCCCTCAGAGGAGACGTCTTTCTGGAGGCTTTGAAATTCAGCCAAACATTGCAGATGGCTTCTAGTTGTGGGAAGCACAACATCAGCCTCTCTGCTGCCCTCAGCGCTGTGGACAAG atttTGAGAAAGAGGTACACAACATTGCTGATGACCTTCTCAGACCCAAACGGTCTGTCTAAAGAGCTGCAGATAGAGGGAGCTGTGCAGGAGGTGAGGAAGGACAAGAAGATGTACCAGAAAACTGCACTGCTCCAGCTTAGGTCCGTGCAACAGTATGACCTATGTGCaatgaattaa